One window of the Camelina sativa cultivar DH55 chromosome 1, Cs, whole genome shotgun sequence genome contains the following:
- the LOC104783145 gene encoding uncharacterized protein LOC104783145 gives MWKEESLDLVLVPTGLLVMVAYHVWLVYAILHRPKLTVISLNAESRRQWVFSMMTEPLKNGTLAVQTIRNNIMASTLLATAAITLCSIIGVFISNSSDSKSKPTSLVYGSRSPLLASIKNFAILICFLMAFLCNVQSIRYYAHVSFLVTVPVSRGKREHCEYVSRNLNRASYFWSLGLRSFYFSFPLFLWTFGPIPMFVCCCIMSSILYFLDTTTSFTRHLHSQSFRETADLKDGEIESAVHAL, from the exons ATGTGGAAGGAGGAATCTTTGGATTTAGTGCTTGTGCCGACGGGTCTCCTCGTGATGGTAGCTTATCATGTCTGGCTAGTCTACGCTATACTTCACCGTCCCAAGCTCACTGTTATCTCTCTCAACGCTGAATCTAGACGACAATGGGTCTTCTCTATGATGACT GAGCCATTGAAAAACGGTACCTTGGCTGTTCAAACAATCCGGAACAACATAATGGCATCAACACTTTTAGCCACAGCAGCAATCACTCTATGTTCCATCATAGGCGTCTTTATAAGCAACTCTTCAGATTCAAAATCCAAACCGACAAGTCTTGTATATGGGAGCAGAAGCCCTCTCTTAGCATCAATCAAGAACTTTGCAATCCTGATCTGCTTCCTCATGGCCTTTCTCTGCAACGTCCAGTCAATCAGGTACTACGCTCACGTAAGTTTCCTAGTCACAGTGCCTGTCTCGAGAGGGAAAAGAGAACACTGTGAGTACGTGTCTAGAAACCTGAACCGAGCTAGCTACTTCTGGTCTCTTGGATTGCGGTCTTTCTACTTCTCCTTCCCGCTTTTCCTATGGACCTTCGGGCCCATCCCGATGTTTGTGTGCTGTTGTATAATGTCATCGATTCTATATTTCTTGGACACGACAACTAGTTTCACTAGGCATCTCCATAGCCAGTCGTTCAGAGAAACTGCTGATTTAAAGGACGGTGAAATCGAATCAGCGGTTCATGCTCTGTAG
- the LOC104783136 gene encoding uncharacterized PKHD-type hydroxylase At1g22950-like has product MSSDQREGSQETTTVEGNGTIGGNNNSHPSTMMRATSTVVSCQRLRLNPNNEHRPDSYEDLQLDFPNSIYSSLEKYLPPNMLVSNRDEKVKFMTDIMLRHLPHGERSRAQRHREYRQKIISNYQPLHKELYTLVPTVCFVPTFLKAINENTEESFRNIISEPSPGVFVFDMLQPSFCELMLSEIDNFERWVGETKFRIMRPNTMNKYGAVLDDFGLDTMLDKLMEGFIRPISKVFFNDVGGATLDSHHGFVVEYGKDRDVDLGFHVDDSEVTLNVCLGKEFVGGELFFRGTRCEKHVNTATKSDEIYDYDHVPGQAVLHRGRHRHGARATTSGHRVNMLLWCRSSVFRELKTHQKEFSSWCGECFCEKREEKVRSIDALRKKLFKAARQIQA; this is encoded by the exons ATGTCAAGTGACCAAAGAGAAGGCTCGCAGGAGACGACGACGGTGGAAGGTAACGGAACAATTGGAGGTAATAATAATTCGCATCCTTCGACAATGATGAGAGCTACATCTACGGTGGTTTCTTGCCAGAGACTGAGGCTGAACCCTAACAACGAGCATAGACCGGATAGTTACGAAGATCTGCAGCTTGATTTCCCAAACTCGATTTACTCTAGTCTTGAGAAGTACTTGCCTCCTAATATGCTTGTCTCCAATCGCGATGAGAAAGTTAAATTCATGACTGACATTATGCTTAGGCATCTTCCTCATGGAGAGCGTTCCAGA GCTCAAAGGCACAGGGAGTATAGGCAGaagataatatcaaattatcag CCACTTCACAAGGAGTTGTATACTCTAGTTCCCACAGTCTGCTTTGTTCCCACTTTCCTAAAGGCGATTAATGAAAACACAGAGGAAAGCTTCAGAAACATTATATCTGAACCTTCTCCTGGTGTTTTCGTCTTTGATATGCTCCAGCCTAGCTTTTGCGAGTTGATGCTATCCGAG ATAGACAATTTTGAAAGGTGGGTAGGTGAGACCAAATTCCGGATAATGAGACCAAACACCATGAATAAATATGGTGCTGTGCTTGACGACTTTGGTCTTGATACCATGCTTGACAAACTCATGGAGGGTTTTATTCGTCCCATTTCTAAAG tatTCTTCAATGATGTGGGTGGAGCAACTCTGGATTCTCACCatggttttgttgttgaataTGGTAAAGATAGGGATGTTGATTTAG GCTTTCATGTGGATGATTCAGAAGTAACTCTGAATGTTTGTTTGGGTAAAGAATTTGTGGGAGGAGAGCTATTTTTCCGAGGCACGCGATGTGAAAAACATGTGAACACAGCAACTAAGTCAGAT gaaatatatgattatgatcATGTGCCAGGACAAGCTGTACTCCACCGTGGGCGCCACCGCCATGGTGCCAGAGCCACAACATCAGGGCATCGGGTCAATATGCTTCTATGGTGCAGAAG CTCTGTGTTTAGAGAGCTCAAAACTCATCAGAAGGAATTCTCCAGCTGGTGTGGAGAGTGCTTTtgtgaaaagagagaggaaaaagtGCGGTCGATTGATGCTCTAAGAAAG AAATTGTTTAAAGCAGCACGTCAAATCCAAGCTTGA